The proteins below come from a single Streptococcus hyointestinalis genomic window:
- a CDS encoding OFA family MFS transporter, which yields MKKTNRYIVAISGIVLHLMLGSTYAWSVYRNPIMEETGWSASSVAFAFSLAIFCLGLSAAFMGRLVEKFGPRVTGTISAVLYALGNILTGVAIDRQELWLLYFAYGILGGLGLGAGYITPVSTIIKWFPDKRGLATGLAIMGFGFASLLTSPIAQVLIADFGVSKTFYILGIIYFVVMFVVSQFIKRPTEEELASLSKASTTKHSTTPAEKGMTANQALKTKEFYLLWIMLFINISCGLGLISAASPMAQDMTGMSAEAAALMVGILGLFNGFGRLLWAALSDYIGRPLTFTLLLVVSLIISALLLVAHVPIIFIIAMSLVMTCYGAGFSLLPAYLSDIFGTRELAAIHGFALTAWAMAGLAGPILLSSTYELFNNYTTTLLVFIVIYLIALLLSLYLTRLVKKNT from the coding sequence ATGAAGAAAACCAATCGCTATATCGTTGCTATTTCGGGAATTGTCCTTCATCTGATGTTGGGGTCAACTTATGCTTGGAGTGTCTACCGCAATCCTATCATGGAAGAGACAGGCTGGAGTGCGTCGTCCGTTGCTTTTGCCTTTAGTCTAGCTATTTTCTGTCTTGGTTTGTCGGCTGCTTTTATGGGGCGGCTGGTAGAAAAGTTCGGACCACGGGTGACAGGGACCATTTCCGCTGTTCTCTATGCGCTGGGCAATATCTTGACAGGAGTCGCCATCGATAGACAGGAGTTGTGGTTGCTCTACTTTGCTTACGGCATTTTAGGCGGTTTAGGGCTGGGTGCTGGCTATATCACACCGGTCTCTACCATTATCAAGTGGTTTCCAGATAAAAGGGGCTTAGCGACAGGTCTTGCCATTATGGGCTTTGGCTTTGCTTCGCTGTTGACAAGTCCCATTGCTCAAGTCTTGATTGCTGATTTTGGTGTTAGCAAGACCTTCTACATCCTAGGTATTATCTACTTTGTGGTCATGTTTGTCGTCTCACAGTTTATCAAAAGACCGACCGAAGAAGAGCTTGCCAGTCTGTCTAAAGCAAGCACGACAAAACACTCTACCACACCTGCTGAAAAAGGCATGACGGCTAACCAAGCCTTAAAAACAAAGGAATTTTACCTGCTTTGGATTATGCTTTTTATCAATATTTCCTGTGGGCTGGGCTTGATTTCGGCAGCGTCACCTATGGCGCAGGACATGACTGGCATGTCAGCAGAAGCAGCGGCTCTTATGGTTGGTATCCTAGGACTCTTTAACGGCTTTGGACGTCTCCTATGGGCAGCTTTGTCAGACTATATCGGACGTCCTCTGACCTTTACGCTTCTGTTGGTGGTGAGTCTTATCATCTCTGCGCTGCTGTTGGTAGCGCACGTACCAATTATCTTTATCATTGCCATGTCTCTTGTCATGACTTGCTACGGTGCTGGCTTTTCGCTTTTGCCGGCTTATCTGAGTGATATTTTTGGGACAAGAGAGCTAGCAGCTATTCACGGTTTTGCTCTGACGGCTTGGGCAATGGCAGGTTTGGCGGGTCCTATTTTGCTGTCGTCCACCTACGAACTTTTTAACAACTACACCACGACTTTGCTGGTTTTCATCGTTATCTACCTCATCGCTCTCCTTTTGTCACTTTATCTGACAAGACTTGTCAAAAAGAATACCTAA
- a CDS encoding UDP-N-acetylglucosamine 1-carboxyvinyltransferase, with translation MRKIVIEGGKSLKGEVVISGAKNSVVALIPAIILADDVVTLDGVPAISDVENLIGILLDMGVHVERCGTSLTIDPRGLKDMPLPFSKVTNLRASYYFYSSLLAKFGRAIVGLPGGCDLGPRPIVLHLKAFEAMGAQVSYEGEVMRIAVPEGEELHGAHIYMDTVSVGATINTMIAASKAKGRTVIENAAREPEIIDVATLLNNMGAHIRGAGTDTITIVGVEELHGTRHQVIPDRIEAGTYIALAAAIGEGVRVSNVLYEHLESFIAKLEEMGVRMTVEEDAIFVEKQDSLRGVSVTTAPYPGFATDLQQPLTPLLLKADGRSQVIDTIYEKRVNHVPELARMGADISLVGGRIVAHGPNELTGTQVVASDLRAGAALVIAGLMAKGKTEITHIEYILRGYANIIDKLRALGASITIVDE, from the coding sequence ATGCGAAAAATTGTAATTGAAGGTGGCAAGTCTCTAAAGGGTGAAGTGGTGATTTCGGGCGCTAAAAACAGCGTCGTTGCCCTTATTCCAGCCATTATCCTAGCAGATGATGTCGTGACATTAGACGGTGTACCTGCCATTTCTGATGTGGAAAATCTCATTGGTATTTTGCTAGATATGGGTGTTCATGTGGAGCGTTGTGGGACAAGTCTCACCATTGACCCAAGAGGGCTCAAAGATATGCCCTTGCCCTTTTCAAAAGTGACAAATCTCAGAGCGTCTTATTATTTTTACAGTAGCCTTTTAGCTAAGTTTGGGCGTGCGATTGTAGGGCTTCCTGGTGGGTGCGACCTTGGTCCACGTCCTATTGTCCTGCATTTAAAAGCTTTTGAGGCTATGGGAGCGCAAGTGTCCTATGAGGGTGAGGTCATGCGCATTGCTGTTCCAGAAGGTGAGGAATTGCACGGAGCGCATATTTATATGGATACTGTTTCTGTTGGTGCGACCATCAACACCATGATTGCAGCCAGCAAGGCAAAAGGGCGCACAGTTATTGAAAATGCCGCCCGTGAGCCTGAAATCATTGATGTAGCGACCCTGCTCAATAACATGGGCGCTCACATTCGTGGGGCGGGGACAGATACCATCACTATCGTAGGTGTCGAGGAGCTGCACGGTACACGTCATCAGGTCATTCCAGACCGTATCGAGGCAGGGACTTATATCGCTCTTGCGGCAGCTATTGGCGAGGGTGTGCGTGTGAGTAATGTCCTCTACGAACACTTGGAGTCCTTTATCGCTAAGCTTGAGGAGATGGGCGTTCGGATGACCGTCGAGGAGGACGCTATCTTTGTTGAAAAGCAAGACAGTTTGCGTGGTGTTTCTGTGACAACAGCACCTTATCCAGGTTTTGCGACAGATTTGCAGCAACCGCTCACTCCGCTTTTACTAAAAGCTGATGGGCGTTCACAGGTGATTGATACCATTTACGAAAAAAGGGTCAATCATGTGCCAGAGCTCGCTCGAATGGGAGCGGACATCAGTCTTGTTGGCGGTCGTATCGTAGCGCATGGACCAAATGAGCTGACAGGGACCCAGGTTGTTGCGTCTGATTTACGAGCTGGTGCTGCCTTGGTTATTGCCGGCTTGATGGCAAAAGGCAAGACAGAGATTACCCATATCGAGTACATCCTGCGTGGCTATGCCAATATCATTGATAAATTGCGTGCGCTGGGTGCGTCCATTACCATCGTTGATGAATAA
- a CDS encoding GTP pyrophosphokinase, translating to MDTSIYGEYEPYLQEILETFSQRIMAENKAQKAKTGYKLYEHFNARIKAEDSMREKCRRKGLPETEQSALKVIRDSIGLRIICGFVDDIYRLVELIRNYEDCKIVTEKDYILHAKPNGYRSYHLILEIETDKPDCEGNQPGRYFIEIQLRTIAQDSWASLEHQMKYKHEIKNPERIVRELKRCADEMASVDLTMQTIRQLIVESSKEEE from the coding sequence ATGGATACCAGTATTTATGGGGAATACGAACCCTATTTGCAGGAGATTTTAGAGACCTTTAGCCAGCGTATCATGGCTGAAAATAAAGCTCAAAAGGCAAAAACAGGCTACAAACTCTATGAGCATTTCAATGCTCGCATCAAAGCAGAAGACAGCATGCGTGAAAAGTGCAGGCGAAAAGGTCTGCCAGAGACAGAGCAATCAGCGCTGAAAGTCATTCGTGACAGCATTGGTCTTCGGATTATCTGTGGTTTTGTGGATGACATTTATAGACTGGTTGAGCTTATCAGAAACTATGAGGACTGCAAGATTGTCACTGAAAAGGACTATATCTTACATGCCAAGCCAAATGGCTATCGCTCGTATCACTTGATTTTAGAGATTGAGACGGATAAACCAGATTGTGAGGGCAATCAGCCAGGGCGCTATTTCATCGAGATTCAACTGCGCACGATTGCGCAGGATTCTTGGGCGAGCTTAGAGCATCAGATGAAGTACAAGCACGAGATTAAAAATCCCGAGAGGATCGTGCGTGAGCTCAAGCGCTGCGCTGATGAGATGGCGTCGGTTGATTTGACCATGCAGACTATTAGACAGCTTATCGTGGAGAGTAGTAAGGAAGAAGAGTAA
- a CDS encoding IS30 family transposase has protein sequence MSTNHSTKKSLYSHLSASERGEISAYLRMGKNPSEIARLLGRHRSTISREIKRGSVSQVQDKNGKRIYSTVYFPDSGQRVYETNRRKSAYHKLSYCSQTFFKELEKALKTKPRCHSVDSFVQTYREKHPLEVIPSTKTVYRYIKDGLLRVKPIDLPKMVSIRKRSKVTPKATTKILGKSIEERPECINDRSEFGHWEIDLVLGKKTKGEAVVMTLVERQTRFAIAVKLANKQAETINRAVKSLLSQYPIRSITSDNGSEFSSLSDLKGVEVYFAHPYASHERGTNENFNGLLREFLPKGVSLNSLTTEELNHYVSAINDRPRRLHKYKTANILFELAQTA, from the coding sequence ATGTCCACTAATCATTCTACCAAAAAATCGTTATACTCACACCTTTCAGCCTCTGAACGCGGAGAAATCAGCGCCTATCTCAGGATGGGTAAAAACCCCTCTGAGATTGCTCGTCTGCTTGGGCGTCATCGCTCAACCATCAGTCGTGAAATCAAACGAGGAAGTGTTTCTCAGGTTCAAGATAAGAACGGGAAACGAATCTACTCAACGGTTTACTTTCCAGATAGTGGTCAACGTGTTTATGAAACCAATCGTCGAAAAAGTGCTTATCATAAACTATCGTACTGCTCCCAGACCTTCTTCAAGGAACTTGAGAAAGCCCTGAAAACGAAACCTCGCTGTCACAGTGTCGATAGCTTTGTTCAAACTTACCGAGAAAAACATCCACTGGAAGTTATCCCTTCCACCAAGACAGTGTATCGTTACATCAAAGACGGACTGTTGAGGGTTAAACCGATTGATTTACCTAAGATGGTGAGCATCCGAAAACGGTCTAAAGTAACGCCTAAGGCCACGACGAAAATCTTAGGAAAATCCATTGAAGAACGTCCAGAGTGTATCAATGACCGTTCTGAATTTGGGCATTGGGAGATTGATTTGGTTCTTGGCAAGAAGACCAAAGGGGAAGCTGTTGTCATGACTCTAGTAGAGCGTCAAACACGATTTGCCATCGCTGTAAAATTGGCTAATAAACAAGCAGAAACCATCAATAGGGCTGTTAAGAGCTTACTATCGCAGTACCCTATTCGCTCCATCACATCGGACAATGGCTCAGAGTTCAGTAGCTTGTCAGACTTAAAAGGTGTGGAAGTCTATTTTGCCCATCCTTATGCTTCTCATGAAAGAGGAACAAATGAAAATTTCAATGGTCTCTTGAGAGAGTTTCTCCCAAAAGGTGTCTCTCTTAACTCACTAACGACAGAAGAACTCAATCACTACGTCTCTGCTATCAATGACAGACCTAGACGACTTCACAAGTATAAAACCGCAAATATTTTGTTTGAGCTAGCCCAAAC
- a CDS encoding lactate/malate family dehydrogenase, with amino-acid sequence MHKLGIIGLGNVGSTLANNLVQSGAVDELVLIDKREDKLLADKLDLEDSFAASGHFVTIRTNDYTALSNAEILVISVGDIKAYFGDNPDRWVELEINRKNIKDIAENLKTTAFSGIIIVISNPCDAITTLLQKELDYPKEKIFGTGTLLDTSRLKRQLWQETGINPSSLSGYVLGEHGDSQFIAWSTVDTVLLSGIEPVSFEESVRKGGQAVFNGKRYTNFAIAKCCQQLIETIFQDSRSIYPVSTYHEQFGVYLSYPAIVGRDGIVSTYPLSLSEEEEKKLSLSAQAILSKVFRK; translated from the coding sequence ATGCATAAGCTAGGTATAATTGGTTTAGGAAATGTTGGAAGCACTTTAGCAAATAATCTGGTACAGTCTGGAGCAGTTGATGAGCTTGTTTTGATCGATAAAAGGGAAGATAAGCTCCTAGCAGACAAGCTGGATTTGGAGGATAGCTTTGCTGCAAGTGGGCATTTTGTCACTATCAGGACAAATGACTATACAGCCCTTTCTAATGCGGAGATTTTAGTCATCTCAGTTGGTGACATCAAGGCTTACTTTGGTGACAATCCCGACCGCTGGGTGGAGCTAGAAATTAACCGCAAGAATATTAAAGACATCGCTGAAAATCTAAAAACAACTGCTTTTTCTGGCATTATCATCGTCATCTCAAATCCGTGTGACGCTATCACGACATTGCTCCAAAAAGAGCTGGATTATCCAAAGGAAAAAATCTTTGGGACAGGGACTTTGCTGGATACCAGCCGTCTAAAGAGACAGCTCTGGCAGGAAACTGGTATCAATCCCAGCTCGCTATCAGGTTATGTGCTTGGTGAGCATGGGGATTCGCAGTTTATCGCTTGGTCGACAGTTGATACGGTTTTGCTGTCTGGTATTGAGCCTGTCAGCTTTGAAGAGAGCGTACGCAAAGGCGGTCAGGCAGTCTTTAATGGCAAACGCTACACCAACTTTGCCATCGCTAAATGCTGTCAACAGTTGATTGAGACCATTTTCCAAGATAGCCGTAGTATCTATCCTGTCTCGACTTATCATGAGCAGTTTGGAGTCTATCTCAGTTATCCGGCTATCGTTGGTAGAGACGGCATTGTCTCTACTTACCCATTGTCCTTGAGCGAGGAGGAAGAAAAAAAGCTGTCCTTATCAGCCCAAGCTATTCTATCTAAAGTTTTTCGAAAGTAA
- a CDS encoding response regulator transcription factor, protein MRVLIAEDEVQMARVLSTALAHEGYKVDVAQDGQKAVDMASQNAYDVMVMDVMMPKKTGIEAVEEIRQSGSQAHIIMLTAMSEIDDRVTGLDAGADDYLTKPFSLKELLARLRSMARRVDSFTPNILEVGSVTLNVGEQELSSQNTIRLAGKEAKMLEFFMLNVGKTLSTERLFNHVWSNDADGVDSGYVFMYVSYLRQKLKSVGANLDIIGDEGCDYTLVEVSHE, encoded by the coding sequence ATGCGGGTATTGATTGCAGAAGATGAAGTGCAGATGGCACGAGTGCTAAGCACTGCACTAGCCCATGAGGGCTACAAGGTTGATGTGGCACAAGACGGGCAGAAGGCAGTAGATATGGCAAGCCAAAATGCCTATGACGTTATGGTTATGGATGTCATGATGCCAAAGAAAACAGGTATCGAAGCCGTTGAGGAAATCAGACAGTCAGGCAGTCAAGCGCACATCATCATGCTGACGGCAATGTCTGAGATTGATGACCGTGTGACAGGGCTAGACGCTGGAGCAGATGACTATCTCACCAAGCCCTTTTCGCTAAAAGAGTTGCTGGCACGCCTGCGTTCAATGGCAAGACGAGTGGATAGCTTCACGCCTAATATCCTTGAGGTTGGCAGCGTCACACTTAACGTCGGTGAGCAGGAGTTGAGCAGTCAAAACACCATTCGTCTAGCTGGTAAAGAAGCCAAAATGCTCGAGTTTTTCATGCTCAATGTCGGTAAGACTCTCTCAACAGAGCGTTTGTTTAACCACGTCTGGTCAAATGATGCTGACGGTGTGGACAGCGGTTATGTCTTTATGTACGTGTCTTATCTACGTCAGAAGCTGAAATCTGTCGGTGCCAACTTGGACATTATCGGAGATGAGGGGTGTGATTACACCCTAGTTGAGGTTTCGCATGAATAG
- a CDS encoding sensor histidine kinase, translated as MFQRLRLQFIAIATAAVCVILGTVFGITTLVVDNQSNTQINNILTVLSNNGGEFPKLSEISQALGEPVTEDTLSRYSYFSATLSRDNEIKSLNTDHIRALSEDEVESYSNDIFDIGDSTGRLRISGVPYAYKVTKQKNNTYLLVVLDVSVFTSTSYRLLNTAVWLSIVCLGFFVVVIVVFSGRAIRPFVDNYKKQRRFITNAGHELKTPLAIISANTELEELMNGESEWTKSTKDQIARLTGLINSLVTQARLEEQPELVLKDLDFSAITEDAAEDFKGPVIRDGKSFEMSIQPNIHVKAEEKSLFELVTLLVDNANKYCDPEGTVSVTLTKPKRSRRARLVVSNTYVAGRDVDYSRFLERFYRADESHHSETSGYGIGLSIAESMVRLFKGSIKVTYKDDTIHFIVFL; from the coding sequence ATGTTTCAAAGGCTGCGCTTGCAGTTTATCGCTATCGCAACAGCGGCTGTCTGTGTTATTTTGGGGACGGTTTTTGGTATTACCACGCTAGTCGTTGACAATCAGAGCAACACTCAAATTAACAATATCCTCACAGTCCTCTCAAACAATGGTGGTGAATTTCCAAAGCTCTCTGAAATCAGTCAAGCTCTAGGTGAGCCTGTGACAGAGGACACGCTGAGTCGCTATTCTTATTTCAGTGCAACCTTGTCTCGAGATAACGAGATAAAATCGCTCAACACCGACCATATCAGAGCTTTGAGTGAGGATGAAGTCGAGAGCTACAGCAATGATATTTTTGACATTGGTGATAGCACGGGGCGTCTTCGTATATCGGGTGTGCCCTATGCCTACAAGGTCACCAAGCAAAAAAACAATACCTATCTGCTGGTGGTGCTAGACGTTTCGGTCTTTACCTCCACGTCTTATCGCCTGCTCAATACCGCTGTCTGGCTGAGTATCGTCTGTCTTGGTTTCTTTGTGGTGGTGATTGTCGTCTTTTCTGGGCGTGCCATTCGTCCTTTTGTTGACAATTACAAGAAACAGCGACGCTTCATCACCAATGCAGGGCACGAACTCAAAACGCCTCTGGCGATTATCTCTGCCAATACTGAGCTTGAAGAGCTCATGAACGGAGAGTCTGAGTGGACCAAGTCCACTAAAGACCAGATTGCCCGCCTGACAGGGCTTATCAATAGCTTAGTCACGCAGGCAAGGCTAGAAGAGCAGCCAGAGTTGGTACTAAAAGATTTGGATTTTTCAGCTATTACAGAGGATGCGGCTGAGGACTTTAAAGGACCTGTCATTCGTGACGGCAAGTCCTTTGAGATGTCCATCCAGCCCAATATCCATGTCAAGGCAGAGGAAAAATCCCTCTTTGAGCTAGTGACCTTGCTCGTGGATAATGCCAATAAATACTGTGACCCAGAAGGTACAGTCAGTGTGACTCTGACCAAGCCAAAGCGCAGCAGACGTGCTCGCTTGGTAGTCTCAAACACCTATGTGGCTGGGCGTGATGTGGACTACAGTCGCTTTTTGGAGCGCTTCTATCGAGCGGACGAGTCGCACCATAGCGAGACATCGGGCTACGGTATTGGCTTGTCCATCGCAGAGAGCATGGTGCGTTTGTTTAAAGGGAGTATCAAGGTCACTTATAAAGACGACACCATTCATTTTATTGTCTTTTTATAG